The genomic DNA caTATTGTTAAAAAGTAACATGTCATGTCAGTAGTATTAGGGAACTCAGAAACGCCATTAGTCCAAACTCCAaactaaatttaattaagaaaagagaataaaaaagaaaaagacagaaaaaagcttaaaaggattctaaaaaaataaaaataaaaaactcaacgGTCAAAGAGAGACGGTTACCGCTCCGCATGAttatcatcagcatcatcatcaatgaCCACCGCTTCACCGTCGCCACCAATCTCCTCCATCGCCAcagccgccgccgccgccgcaaCCCAAAGATCCAACGGCGTACATTCCATCTTATGCTTAACTCTCCAATCCAACGCTTGACATCCACGCGAACAATAATTAACCTTCCCGCAAACAGAGCACCTCCTAAACTCATGAGCACGAGTCTCGGGCCTCCCGCAACCGTCATGCGAACACATCCTCAACCCTTCCGCTAAACCAACACGACCCGGACCAAACCACTCTTTCAAAAACCGGTTAACCGGATGAATCTCATGAACCGGAACAGCGCTCAGATCGGTCAACAACATCTCCTCGTCTCCCTCCTCGGATTTGAGAGAGATGTAAGAGCGTAGAGAACACGCGAACTCACGCGCATTGGCTTGAATCAAAAACCTACGACCTTCAGAGACGTTACGAGGGACGCCGTAACCGTCTTGGAGACAGTGACCGAGCTCACGAAGCGCATCGACGTAGCCTACGTAAGCGGAACGGGCGCAGAGAGCTACCCCGGCGCGTAGATTCTTATCGGTTTTTGAACCGCCGCTTCCGTTGAACTGAATCACCGCTAACGCGTAAAGCGCCGGCGCGTGAGATTGAATGGCCGCTTTAGCCATAAACGACGCGCCGCTCCCATGGTTTTGAAGACAGTAAAATCGGATCTgaagagagaaaacacaaaatcaaaattagattTCACTAAAAGAAAAATCGAAACGGAGAGTCACGAAAACGAACCATTCCGAGGGCGTAGCAAGCGTCGGCGTTTCCGGCATTAGCGCAGAGTTTGAGGAAAGCGTGAGCAGAATCGGACCATTTCTCCGCCGTAACGGCTAAGGTTTGAGTACCGGCTTTTGATAAAACCAGAGGATGTAACGCTAACCGATTCAATCTCTTGCATCTGTGTAACGACAAAAAAGAGACtgcgtcaaaaaaaaaaaaaaaaaaaaaNNNNNNNNNNNNNNNNNNNNNNNNNNNNNNNNNNNNNNNNNNNNNNNNNNNNNNNNNNNNNNNNNNNNNNNNNNNNNNNNNNNNNNNNNNNNNNNNNNNNNNNNNNNNNNNNNNNNNNNNNNNNNNNNNNNNNNNNNNNNNNNNNNNNNNNNNNNNNNNNNNNNNNNNNNNNNNNNNNNNNNNNNNNNNNNNNNNNNNNNNNNNNNNNNNNNNNNNNNNNNNNNNNNNNNNNNNNNNNNNNNNNNNNNNNNNNNNNNNNNNNNNNNNNNNNNNNNNNNNNNNNNNNNNNNNNNNNNNNNNNNNNNNNNNNNNNNNNNNNNNNNNNaaaaaaaaaaaaaaaaaaacgaaggagatggagatggaAATGGGAGAGAGACTTACGTGGGGAGAACGGTGAGGAAAtcggaaggagaagaagcgGAGGAAGAGAGTTTACAGAGGATAGAGATGATGAGATCGTCAGGTAAGTCGTCGAAATGGTTGACTAGTGTGTTGTTCTCTAACCTTGGTTTTTTGTTGAGATGCGTCGTCGTCATCGTCATGGAAgaaagattttgagttttttgatttgttggGTTGTGGTTAAAAGATTTGAGAGGAGAGAATCACAAAAGGAAGGGAGATACTAGTGTACATTTATAGGCAGGCACAcaggtttttttgtttacatgtaTACAAGTCGTGATTAAGAAACTGTTTTGGCTTTGGCTTTggcttttataaaaaaaaggccCTCGTggctctttctttctccttctctttttttttttttataatacaaaatcaGTGAAAATTTATGGTCAATGGCCTCAAAAGGGGTAACAAAGTATGTATTTTTTACCTTAAGACCAGTAACATTATAGATCTTGCAATATATTTTGTTGAAttagcttttattttatttgaattttttgaatataatttagtttaacGGCAGAAGTCTATATatcaaaaatcaataaatatacttttgttttgcattgatatatcatatttgtactaggacccgtgctagagcacgggttgaaattctttttatttatattataattttagaataaaatacgATTCTGAAGATCACAATTAATGTTagattatgattttaaaaacttttaatatcaatcatataaattatattttattctaaaattataatataaataaaagtaatttcaacccgtgctctagcacggtcctaatctagcattaaggtttaattttgaatttctgAATACGATCTCGAAGATCACGattaatcttgttaaattagcgagatttgattctttttttatgattgagagtgtatttttattcctttaataaaaaatttcttgatgtggtttatcaataaaatctgtgaaaaataaattggtaatattgtgattctagatatttggaaccatataagtgatcttccgaaaataaagtttagaatatccatgaactatcaatttggaatataaCCCATTTAAGATTTAATGttacaattaagattttatttgttacaattaatatatgaattaatttataatctatatataacctatttgtaaccatttattaaaattataaagtctaccaaaataatgttgtgtacttgccttttattataaagggaatataaataactaaaataagtGGGAAATGTATATTTTAGCGTCAGTTACTTTAACCATAAACCATCATGAGATTTTGATTAAAGTAAATTTTGCTATTTTAACCGGCAACACACGTACGAagctatcatatatattttgtacaTAAATTCGAAAACTGAAACATAACGTTAGCAACTAAGATTTGCAGCAAATTGCCAATCAAATGACCAAATAGATTTTCACCATCGTTTAAGTTTTAAAACTGAGATATTATAGCCAATAATCATGGTGattaagataaattttgataCATTGACTAACAATTAATAGAATAATGACAAACGtattacaataaataaataaatacgacagaaaaatgtataaaattgataatttaacaatttttttgtaaaaaagatATCAGTAAAAGTATATTGAATTATTAAATTTCGTATAATAACATCTTATTCCCTACAAAATGTTGTAGAAAAGTTAACTTCTctgtattttaaaatgataactttaccaatcccctatatattactCCCTCTGTCCCTCCAAGATTGATGTTTAAGGTATTTtacacagattaagaaaaaatgattgttttcttattaaaaaagaattatatctTTATAAACCAATGACTAtggaaatttttaaatttttttaatgatcacTTCTTGAAATTAACAaaagtttaatatttattaattaaaaatagtaaaacatcaatctttgtgggacaaaaataaatcatagaACATCGATCTTTGTGAGATAGAGGGAGTAATAGAAAAGCATTCTcaagaaaatgctgatgtgtcttCGCTAGAGAGCTTTAGACACCAATGAATTTTTTGCTctcatttttatggatatttacacataattactatttaatgattaaggaatattcctttccaattaattaaaaatcaaacatttcaatttaaaaatatattttagtcattttataacatatttaattattataacattactagatctaaaacattttcaaaatcctaatttattcacctattaaaaaaatagattttagcATACTTAAAatctctaaaataaaattatcacaataaacattattatatgatttatttaataccattggtataatatttcacggatgaaacatatttttacaccaaaaaaatttaaacaaaataaatttttttgcatagattgaagaaagagcggattatatatttagttgatacaTAGTAGTTTGATCTAAACATATTCTCACgggttatatattttgtttttacacaaacaaatgtTAGATCTTCAAAAATAACTTTACTTATAACACTAATTTTATCTGCATATatttatcccgcacatagtgcaGGCTGTTGCctagtttataatattaaatagtaactactaatatattttaagaaacaGATTTAAAATAGATGTCATGTTAAAGAGATAAACATaaatttgatgagattttttttcctaaatataACCTAtaggtttgaattttttaaaataccatcTGTTTTGGAAGGCaactcattttcatttttcatttttcatataaataacATTTATTTCGCTAGTTAATAATTTTAACGTTTAAAAATTTGAGTCGCCAATCGTTTAAACTTATCAATGAACTGGCAACTACGAAATGAACTTATCATTTTTGTGAAGGTGTCAAATATGTAGTTTTAGGTAGGTACAGtagacaaaaaaatagagaagaacataaaaaaaaaaaaaaacagttaaagGCCATTATTGCTCGTTAGTTCCAAGATGCATCctttaaataatttacaaacaaaTAGATAAAATAGAATTTAATCACATGCTAATATAACAATTAAACAACCACGTTCATAGAAACGTCTTGTGGTGTGAGCGGAGCATTGTACATGATCATATTCATGCTGACCGGGTTCGGAGGAAGCAGTCTCTACTCTTGCTTTTACCGAACAAAACTAAGAGCCCAGTACAATCTCAAAGAGAGACCTTGTTGTGACTGTTGTGTCCACTTTTGCTGCGAGCCATGCGCTCTTTGTCAAGAATATAGGCAACTTCAAAACAACAAAGCCTTCGTTTTGTCCATCGGGTGGCACGGGAATATGGAACGACAAGCACGACTGGCGGCTGCATCTGCATCTGCGCCTTCCGCTCCTCCATCGCTTCAAGAGCCCATGTCTAAATtgaattagttttgtttatctATATATTAACAACAAGTTACATATCTACGAGAAACTATGCATGTCTATTAAAGTTGTTTGGATCCCGTGACGTTATTTGTATTCCTTCATATACATTTGTATCGCATTTAGTGTGTTGAATATTTTGctgattaataattaatattctctgcgtgaaaaaaaaaaaaacaaccacgTTCATCTTATCACACTATCAAATCGCAAAGCCACGATTGAGAAACTATCATTAACCGTTATGCAACCACGATCAAGAACCTTAAACGATGATCAGTGTGGATACGACCATTTTCCCTAATAACGGTTCACTAATAAAAAGGTAGAGTGTTACATGTGATTGACTTTCGTCAAAATCTTACATGGCTTTGGAAAGACATATCAATAAGCAAAGGTGAAGAAGAGGGACACATTAGTacggaagacaaaaaaaatcatgtggcCGTCACATATGAACACATATAGTTGGCCATCGTTTAATTGTAAGCAAAGTTACTAAACACGTTttcctttgatatttttttggagtGAACTTGCACCCTAATCATTACATATGGGTGTAGACtaagaaaaacaatataaaccTTTCACTTGTATAAGGTTATCTCTTCAGATAAGAATAtggaaataaaatagaaatatcttAAAACCTGTGAATAGATTAgtcaaagttttgttttgtttgatctaCATATATTTAGTCAGAGTTAAAAGGTGCAAATAGTCGGTTGCTTAGTTAATTCGGTGGATTAGGACATCAAGTTTAGAAAAGCTAAATATAGCATATTAGCTAAaccttaattatataaattgattttgaCTCTCCAATATATCACGATTTTAATAcacttaagaagaagaaccattacactttttggttgtgtttattTCTAAGTCCGGAACAAACATTTACTAATAATATCGATAAATGTCAAAATTTAGATATAATTTGTTTGGTGTGTATTTATTGGAACATCATCCTTATCTAGATGCACCAAGCATGCATCCCCAATAAGAACACGCATAGTCCAAGTTGAGAGACAAGAAGGGGGAAAAAGAGTTTTGCAATACAAGTTACCAATCATCTAAGTAagatacttttaaatttttgtaggGCCATTGATAACACAACAAACGATTACAATATATTCATGTTCTAACTTCAGCAataggaataataataataattaagaatcaTAAAGAAGATATCTATTtgacaaagaataaaaaaaaagatatatatcttattgattgatatgaaaATAGAAGGAAAGAGCAGGTTTATGGATTGCATGCGGATAAGATTTCGAAGGATGAAGATTGGAGTTGGTGGAACACTCgtccttttcagttttcaccacCACCAGAAACCAGACAAACCCAAAACTAAAACTTaaatacaataacaaaacaaaataaataaataattaaaatgatttatttttgagaaataaaaaaagatgaatataactcctctttatttattttggggGGGTCGACGAGTTTGGTTGGTAATGAGTGTCGCATTTTGTTCCCACAACTGTACCATTTGCATGCCATCATCATCTTTAGTTCAAACtctttaactttatttttagcagaatcaattaaaattatacatagaaTAAGGTTTGCTTGCAAGAATTGCAATgaacataattaatttaatcaatgTGGGATCTACTTCAGTTTAGTTCGCGTATCAACATACGCTTAATTCTTTAAGAAAATGActaaacacttatttatattcttTCAGAATTCTTTGTAGCACTTTTAATTATTTACGTACCGTACTTATCCttgtatttatttcttattttgtctGGTCAACATAGTTTTCTTTAACATCCTCGCGCGtaaattttatttctgttttactGAGCCAAgctaaataaattttatttttcgtaATGAACCAAGCTAATTTCAAGCTATGCCTTAATTTAGCCAACTTTTGTTCACTCTGTGTAGCAGTGGCCATCTATTGAAGTTCAGTATACGTATAAGAATGAGATATAGtgattttgcttctttgtttatCATGACATAAGATAGTCACTAAGCAAGTTAGTATAGCATGATGATGTAGGAAGACAAAACCGACGTGTTAATTAAAGACAAGCGGCTTAGTCCAATTATCATAAAGCGGACCAAAAGATCGAAAGTCGAACTTAGCAAAGAGTCTTTTCCCTCATCCTTAGAGATAGCGAATAGCCTACCAATGATGATACGTCACCGTGCACCTAGTAAAATTATCACTTGTCTCCTTGTGCTAAACCCATAGTTACGTTTTGTTTAGTAGGAAAATCAGTTGCTCCAAGCAAACAACAACATTCGGAGATGATGTCAAGCGCGTATATACGTTTGACACATAGAATACTAGCTAGTCATGCTTCTAAATACTTCCAAACCTAGAATATACGACGTACTTTAAacatggtttttattttaatatcaatattatCTTTGTAAATGAAGACATATATAGTATGGATGAGTCACCGCTGTTGTAGGAGAACAAGAAGTATTCATAACAATTTTGAAGAAAACCAAACTAAGAAAATGTGAATAGTTATGTTGTAGCTTTGTACCGCGCGTATTCCTTATTACATATGGCTGATCATGTTTTGTACTAGCTAACATATGTAGTATTAATGCTTTCCTAGGatacaaaactaataaaaaaagttagcaAAGCGATCTTTATAAGTGTAACTGTGTAAGGCTCTTAAAAATTTTgatgttacaaaatattaattgtttatttgtAAATCTTGTGAGCATggaacaaaaattcaaaattttctgattAGAAACAACAATACGTAActtgacggaaaaaaaaaatacgtaaCTTGAATTAACTAGGATAATTTGTGATTGACGTTTGCATAATTTCAATTATACACTCCTAAGGTATACACATGATTCCGCACACAGTTTTCTCCTGTCTCCGGGTCACCACCAAGCGTCAATATGAGTGTCTATCGATCTGTCGATATAAATATCTAAGCATTACGTAGATAGACGAACATTACATATTAActttagtaattatataaacattaataattaaAGTAGAAAGGaatgtaataatttaaaatgtaaCGCAGTTCAACCAAAACGTGACGATCATAACATAACagttctattttattttcttggatttCAAATCATAACATAACAATAATGTCATGGAAACGCTTTGTATTTTGTACGTCTGTCACAGACCAACATGTGTTATTTTAACTCCCAAGTTTTGAAAGTATAGGTATTTTAGgtattatatattgttatttataaTCATGACGCTATTTGGAGACATTCGCCATGTACACAAGCAAACTTAAGTTCTTGAAACGACacatatatctttatttatttttaatagtgAAAAATCTTTCAGGAGTTTGGTAGATCAGCACCCACAATAATGTAATTAAATTAGAGTCGAACCGTACCTCAAATTGTCGGGACTTACATATTTGAATTAGTAtgagacatatatatagagagtgaTTATTTTGGCCGCAAGtttgtataattattattgtgtttgtttctttttgttttcatatgtttAGAGCACCTCAGAAACGTAAATGCAACTTAAACACAAATAAACAATGATAAGAATTCTCTAAATGGCATAAACAAATCTATATTCATAGTTTTAATGTAATctcttcaagttttttttttttttttgagtttttcaacTCAAAACCACAACTAATTATACTGAATCGATTGCTTCATGCTTTAAATATTTGTTGAAGTCCAATATAAATTTTGACGTGGAGTGGGTTCTTGATACGTGTAGTCTCTCTTTGCTAACTTGGAGACCAAACTACCAGTTTGATGAGATTCTAAACCATTGGTTTCGAGATTCAATAATGCAAAtcgtataataattatatattccaagatagagagggagagaatATAACGAGGAGGTCAAAATGGCAGAGAAGTTTCTTTTGATCACTTCCATTAAACACCGTTAAGAAATGCAAGACGAGTCACATATGAACAATGTCCAACGGCGCACGAAATAACGatcttttatttaaatagtttttattatatatgccAATGATTTATTGGTATATGTtactttttattgttattttatagCGAGAATATATAAGACTCCTTCCAATTAATTATCAATTCTAAGCCAACCAGCTTATCAGCTTGTCTAAACCCCTAGACATGCTTTCTCGTATTACTTGATGTAGGTTTGTATAAAAGTGGTCACAATAGCCAAAAACATGTAAGTACTACTTGGTCTTATGGTTTTCTTGTAGCAATTAAATATTGGATCTTAGATATTTTTCTATAACGTTATGATCAGATGCTAAACTAGAGGCTTCTATGTCGTCGATTTAAAATCATGGACCggctaaaaaaaaatctcaaaaaaaaacaaacgaaaaagttccatgacaaaagaaaataaagagagaagatgTTGGAGCAATTGAGAAATTATCGGATGACATGA from Camelina sativa cultivar DH55 chromosome 2, Cs, whole genome shotgun sequence includes the following:
- the LOC104725231 gene encoding F-box protein At5g50450-like, whose translation is MTMTTTHLNKKPRLENNTLVNHFDDLPDDLIISILCKLSSSASSPSDFLTVLPTCKRLNRLALHPLVLSKAGTQTLAVTAEKWSDSAHAFLKLCANAGNADACYALGMIRFYCLQNHGSGASFMAKAAIQSHAPALYALAVIQFNGSGGSKTDKNLRAGVALCARSAYVGYVDALRELGHCLQDGYGVPRNVSEGRRFLIQANAREFACSLRSYISLKSEEGDEEMLLTDLSAVPVHEIHPVNRFLKEWFGPGRVGLAEGLRMCSHDGCGRPETRAHEFRRCSVCGKVNYCSRGCQALDWRVKHKMECTPLDLWVAAAAAAVAMEEIGGDGEAVVIDDDADDNHAER